The following is a genomic window from Ignavibacteria bacterium.
TAATTATAAATCGTATCACCAACCTTACAATCATTTACGTCTTTCATTCCAGCGATAAGATATCCGACATTTCCCGATTCAAGCTTTCCGGTTTTCACACGTCCCATTTTAAGAACGCCGACTTCTTCTGCAATGAATGTTTTTCCGCTGAAATAAAAATTTACCTGGTCGCCTTCTTTAAGTTCTCCGTCAACAACTCTTATGTATGTAACAACACCGCGGTAAATATCAAAAATGGAATCGAATATTAATGCTCTCAAAGGAGCTTCCTTATGTATTTTTGGTGCAGGTATTCTTTTGACAATAGCTTCAAGTATTTCTCCGGTTCCTGTTCCTACTTTTGCGCTTGCATGAATAATATCTTCTTTTTTCCCTCCTATTAATTCAAGAATCTGTTCGCTAACCTCATCAACCATAGCGCTCGGAAGGTCTATTTTATTAAGAACAGGAATTATTTCCAGACCGTTTTCAATTGCAAGATACAGATTGCTTATTGTCTGAGCTTCTATTCCCTGAGTGGAGTCAACCACAAGCAATGCTCCTTCACAGGCAGCAAGAGAACGCGATACTTCATAAGAAAAATCTACGTGCCCGGGAGTGTCAATTAAATTAAGCGTATATTCTTCGCCGTCCTTTGCTTTATATTTCATCTGGATGGCGTGGAGTTTTATGGTAATTCCGCGTTCCTGTTCGAGGTCCATATTATCAAGGACCTGCTTGGTCATATTTCTGGATTCTATAGTTCCTGTAGTTTCGAGTAGTCGGTCGGCGAGTGTAGATTTCCCATGGTCAATATGGGCAATAATGCAAAAATTTCGTAAGGTTGATTTGCTCAATTATATATTTATAAGTTTTTCCCGGTATTAATAAATATCCGCAATATTTTATCATAACCACTAAATTGATTAATAAGTGGCAGAACTACAAAGATACTCAAAATTAAAAAAAAAGTGGATTCCAAAATAAAGTTAAATTAAGAATTTAACCTTTTTTAAAATCCACAAATAAATGTCGAATTAAAATCCCGGTTTTATAAATCCGAGATTCAAAATCCGAAATTCCAAATTAAAGATTATGCCTTAGTTTTTCTTGAAGCTCTTATTTCCTGAATTTCTTTTCTGATTTCAGAAGCAGCTTTTTTAAGGTCATTTAAAGACTTTCTTAATCTCGTTCCGGCAGCATTTTGCTCCTTCGTATAAAACTTTTCAGTATCGGATTTCATTGCATCAATAATTTCCTGTAATTTTGAGAATTTGTCCATTTTGTTCTCCTTCTTGGATTTTTTTGGTTTAGTTTTTTGGTATAATAGAGGTTAAGTCATTTAAATAAGGAATAGAAAAAATTATTGTAAAACCCCATGCTGTAAATGCAAGCCCGAAAACAACAAGCAATGAAATAATTGTGTAATTCTGCCAAGTTTTTAATTTGTAATCACGAAAAATTCCCCAAACACCATTTAAACCGTGATACATTGCTAAAACTATAAAAGTAAGGTCAATAATTCTATACCACGAAAACTGCATCCTTGAAAGAACTGCTTCATAAGTATGTCCCGAATCGGGATGATAATGCATCAAAATATAGTGACCTATCATAAAGATTACAAGCGCAATTCCTGTTATTCTTTGCATAACCCAGCTTTTTGAGCCGGTATTTTTCGAAGCTGTATATTTATACATTTAAATGTTAGTCCTGTAGTCGAATCCGTTAGGATTCTTGAAAATCTAAACTATTTTGCTAAAATTCCCATTTCGTATGAGAACATTACAAATCCCATAGCAAGAAATAAAATCACACCAATTATCCAGCAGATTGCATAAAGCGATTTGTGATAACGCGCTCCGTCAGCCCAGTCAACAATTACGATTCTGATTCCATTTAAAGAATGAAATAATACGAATGCAAATAAGAACCATTCGAGAGCCATAAAAATCGGTGTTGTAAAAGTTTGCATTTTGGCATCGAAAGCTGCTTTGCCTTCTGTGAGAGGACTGAGTGAATAAATGTGAAGAAACAGATAACCGATTAGCGCAATACCGGTAATTCTATGTAGAATCCAAGCCCAACTTCCCGAATCTTTTTTATAGCTTAAATTTTCACTTACCCAATTTTTTTGGTCGAATGTTTTTATCTTTTTTTCGTTTTCAAGCTGGGAATCTACTGTCTGCATTTCTAAACTTTGAATATTGTTAAAAATTATCAAATTTTGATAAAAAATACAATTTAAATATTTAAAGTGAGAAATAATTAATTTATCCCTTATTTGGGACAAAAATATTAAAACTAATTAAAATTAATAAATTTTTAATGTTCCTGATTCGATGTGCTTTTATCAATTGAGGATAAAATCTGTGTGATTATGAATAAAGCAATACCGGCATAAACCAAAAAATACGCTTCGGTGCTTGCATCTTCAGAAGGTGTTGAAGATAAAATAACCTCATAAATACCCCAAAACATTCCTCCGATAAAAGCAAAAATAGATATAAAAGTAAGGAATTTATAAACCGGTTTAGTTGACTTTGTAGTGCCTACATAATCGGAATATGCGTCATGAAAACTATCTTCGTGTGTGTTAATTTCAAAATCGAAAAGTTTGTATCCGCAAACAGGGCATTCATCACTGTCAACGTCAACTTTTTCTTTACAATTTGGGCAGGTTACTAATGACATTATACAATTTAATT
Proteins encoded in this region:
- the sdhD gene encoding succinate dehydrogenase, hydrophobic membrane anchor protein, coding for MYKYTASKNTGSKSWVMQRITGIALVIFMIGHYILMHYHPDSGHTYEAVLSRMQFSWYRIIDLTFIVLAMYHGLNGVWGIFRDYKLKTWQNYTIISLLVVFGLAFTAWGFTIIFSIPYLNDLTSIIPKN
- the sdhC gene encoding succinate dehydrogenase, cytochrome b556 subunit yields the protein MQTVDSQLENEKKIKTFDQKNWVSENLSYKKDSGSWAWILHRITGIALIGYLFLHIYSLSPLTEGKAAFDAKMQTFTTPIFMALEWFLFAFVLFHSLNGIRIVIVDWADGARYHKSLYAICWIIGVILFLAMGFVMFSYEMGILAK
- a CDS encoding histone H1; the encoded protein is MDKFSKLQEIIDAMKSDTEKFYTKEQNAAGTRLRKSLNDLKKAASEIRKEIQEIRASRKTKA